Proteins encoded together in one Microcaecilia unicolor chromosome 3, aMicUni1.1, whole genome shotgun sequence window:
- the LOC115464664 gene encoding olfactory receptor 1019-like codes for MGKENKTSVTEFILVGFSDHPNLQLLISVTVFLIFLISVLGNVMFLMLVCADSHLQKPMYFFLSNLSFVDIGNSSVTLSTLLRNLMTGETLISFSVCIAQVYFFISLTGAEFFLLSAMAYDRYVAICNPLRYVLIMNRRVCVLLASASWVVGFLTGLSPAFFISQFSLCRGNVINHFFCDVAALLKLSCSDMQNIEIVIFTEGVFLALFPFGLTLSSYVYIISSILKIRSTKGRHKAFSTCSSHLTVVILFYGTIMCVYMRPTSMYSPDQDKLFSLLYTAVIPMLNPIIYSMRNEEVRKALTKLLSIKKNICKMLLI; via the coding sequence atgggaaaggaaaacaagacCTCAGTTACAGAATTCATTCTCGTGGGATTCTCTGATCATCCTAACCTGCAGCTTCTCATTTCTGTCACAGTTTTCCTGATCTTCCTGATCTCTGTGCTGGGAAACGTTATGTTTTTAATGTTAGTGTGTGCTGACTCTCACCTGCAAAaacccatgtacttcttcctcagtAACCTGTCATTTGTAGATATTGGTAACTCCTCTGTCACTCTCTCTACACTGCTGCGAAATCTTATGACAGGGGAGACACTGATTTCTTTTTCGGTATGTATAGCACAGGTTTACTTTTTCATATCTCTCACAGGtgcagaatttttccttctcagtGCTATGGCCTATGATCGATATGTTGCAATTTGCAACCCTTTACGTTATGTGCTCATCATGAACAGGAGAGTCTGTGTCCTTCTGGCATCTGCTTCTTGGGTTGTTGGATTTTTGACTGGATTATCACCAGCATTTTTCATATCTCAGTTCTCTCTTTGTAGAGGGAATGTAAttaaccatttcttctgtgaTGTTGCAGCACTGCTGAAACTATCCTGTAGTGATATGCAGAACATCGAAATTGTGATATTTACTGAAGGAGTTTTTTTGGCTCTTTTTCCCTTTGGATTAACTTTATCATCTTATGTCTATATAATCTCCAGTATCCTCAAAATCCGTTCTACAAAGGGGAGGCAtaaagccttctccacctgctcctcccacctCACAGTCGTTATTCTGTTCTATGGGACTATTATGTGTGTGTACATGAGGCCGACCTCAATGTATTCACCAGATCAAGACAAACTGTTCTCCCTGCTGTACACAGCTGTTATTCCAATGTTAAATCCCATTATTTATAGCATGAGAAATGAAGAAGTAAGAAAAGCTCTAACTAAACTCctatctattaaaaaaaatatatgtaagaTGTTACTTATTTAG